The genomic window GTCATGGGGCCTCGCCGATGCTCGGGGAAACGGAGGCAGGAGGGCCGGGTCGCCGGCCCGGCTATCGTACGGGCGCGGGGATGCCGGATCAAAGGGCCTGTCTCCCCGGCCCGGCCCATCGGCCCCGGGGCGCAGGGTCGCCCGCGTGGCTTTCTCTCAACATCCAGCCGCGGGCAGGCGGCCTGCCGGGCGGTGGCCTAGCGTTGAGTGAGCAACCCGATGCCGCCCCACGCGGGCCGCCGCCCGATGAGGTCCGAAGCATGCCGAGTCCAACGCCAGCCGCGCCCTGGGCCGACGCCCGCCGTGCGGCGCCCCCGCTCCGGGTCGCCATCATCGAGTCCGACGGCGGCCCGCGCTCGTCGGGCGAGGTGCTCTGGCCGAGCGACCTCACCCGCCTCACGGGCTTCTCCGCGGGGACCAGGGTCCTGGGCTCGGACCAGGAGCCCGAGGGGCCCGATCCGATCGAGCTCTTCCGCACGGGCTGCCCGTCGCATCCCCGCGCGGGGATGCGCCTTGGTCGATACCGCCTCCTGCGGCACCTGGGCAGGGGCGCGCAGGGGGACGTCTGGAAGGCATTGTCCCTGGAGGGGGATGCCTCGACGCCGGTCGCCCTGAAGGTCCTGAACCCGGCGGCCGCCAGGCTGGCGAGCCGCCGGTCTCAGTTCCGACACGAGGCCGAGCGCGGGGCGAGGCTCGCGGGGCCGGACCTCCTGCGGGTCCTCGAGTTCGGGGAGGCCCAGGGGGTGCCGTTCCTGGTCATGCCTTATGTGGGAGGGAGTTCCCTGGCCGCCCTGATCCGGGCGCGGAAGGCGCGAAGCGATGAGGAGTCCGCCGGCCACGAGCGTCCGCTCGTCGCGGCCGAGGGTGCGGACTACCTGGCGGGCGCGCTGCGGGTCGTGGCGGCGGCCTCGCGGGCCCTCGGCCGGATCCACGCGCAGCGGGTCGTCCATCGCGACGTCAAGCCCGCGAACATCCTGATCGAGGACCGGGGACTGGGGGTCTACCTCTGCGACCTCGGCCTGGGCCGGGACCTGGACGTCGCCACGCCAGAGCAGATGCGGGACGGGGCGGGCACCCCGATGTACATGGCGCCCGAACGGCTCCTTCGAGCCCCGGCCGATGAGCGGCTCTGCGACATTTACGGCATGGGCGTGACACTGTACGAGGCCGTCACCATGGAGCGTCCCTTCTCCCCGCCGGCGGGGCTCACCCACTCGCTGCTCAGCCGGTTCTTCCTGGATAACGAGCCGATCCCGCCCCGCCGGGCGCTCCCGGAGCTGCCCCCCGCGGTGGAGGCCGTGATCCTCAGGGCGATGGCACGCCGGCCCGGCGATCGCTACGGATCCGCGGACGAGCTCGCGGCCGAGGTCGAAGGGCTCATCGGCCATGTCGGCCAGGGCCTACCGGCCCCGCACATTCGCGTCGGCGGGGGCCGGCCCCCCGCGCGATGAGCCGGTGGTCGCGCCCGGCCCGAACCGGATATGCAGGTTCGCATGGCCGGCGAACCGGTCGCCGTAGATCCCGCGGACGATCGCCCAGTCGGCCAAGACGGAGACCGCCGCCGCCGCCAGCCCCGCCGCGACCAGCCGGCCCCACCGCCGCGGCGGGCCCGACTCGCCGAGGGCGGGGGACACGTCGGGGCGGGAATCCGAGACCAGGAGCCACACGGCGCAGAGGACCGCATTGACGTGGATCACCCCCTCGGTGATCAGACGCTGGTCGGCGAATCCGACGAGGGCCCGCTCGAAGTTGCCGACCACCATGATGGCCAGGAGGAGCAGGAAGAGGGCCTG from Aquisphaera giovannonii includes these protein-coding regions:
- a CDS encoding serine/threonine-protein kinase, whose product is MPSPTPAAPWADARRAAPPLRVAIIESDGGPRSSGEVLWPSDLTRLTGFSAGTRVLGSDQEPEGPDPIELFRTGCPSHPRAGMRLGRYRLLRHLGRGAQGDVWKALSLEGDASTPVALKVLNPAAARLASRRSQFRHEAERGARLAGPDLLRVLEFGEAQGVPFLVMPYVGGSSLAALIRARKARSDEESAGHERPLVAAEGADYLAGALRVVAAASRALGRIHAQRVVHRDVKPANILIEDRGLGVYLCDLGLGRDLDVATPEQMRDGAGTPMYMAPERLLRAPADERLCDIYGMGVTLYEAVTMERPFSPPAGLTHSLLSRFFLDNEPIPPRRALPELPPAVEAVILRAMARRPGDRYGSADELAAEVEGLIGHVGQGLPAPHIRVGGGRPPAR